The window atttcacTTTCGTATAACTTTGGCTGTTAACTGCAAATTGCAGAATATTTTGTGGGAATTTTCTTTTTCGATATCTCCTTACCCAAATCTCTAAATACGTAAACCAATCTTCaagtgattatttttgtgtctttcaaAACTGATCAGAATCGATTGCTGCTGATCAATTTTGACACCCGGGTGCTCATAAAAATCTAATGTGCAAAATACAAGAATGTGGGAGAAAAACTAAGTAGGTTCAAACGGAtacaatttaacaaatgttaattAAGTATGGTCAGGACAAAAGTTAATActggtataaaaaaataagaaaaacatgtatttccatggtaatttttaaaatctttaaaacattgACTGTGACATGTTATCCACAAACCTTTGCTTTCATCTTCACTTTCATCTTCGTCATGTTCCTCTACTgtcaaaacatttataaaggAAACTTTAGCTTTATGTGGGCGAATATGAATTCTTGTGTAAAGGAGCAGAACTCACCAGATCCATCCTTAACAGCCTCTGTGAAGTTAAAAGGCTACTTTACCAAATGATCAGCTGGATTTATTTGTGGGAAAAGTCATGATTTCTTGCTTTATTCTTACCAAGAAAGCGGCTATCTTCACTCTGCTCCTCTGTaacttgaaaaaacaaaaacaaaaaaacagttacatttttacacatctgcttctttttcagtcattttattgtCAGATTTAAACTTACTGTTCATCCGCGCTGCTTCAGCTTTTTGAGCAGCATCAAACTCCATCTGGTCTGAGAAAACGAAGCCATGTAAGTAAGAAAAGACAGTAAATGTCAACTTTCTGACAAAGAGAcactaaaaataccaaaattagatttaaatttagGACTTAATAATTTTGGGTgggaatccagattttttttaaatctatcaaaattattattctgaaaaaaacagcaattggTATATTACCTATTTTCTGCAGCTGAGTCAGCCCatctgcacagaaaaaaatatggttaAGGCATTTCTGTCAGCTTGTGACATCATCCatcattcttgtttttatgaataaactTCTACTCACCATACTGAGTaac of the Poecilia reticulata strain Guanapo linkage group LG12, Guppy_female_1.0+MT, whole genome shotgun sequence genome contains:
- the LOC103473681 gene encoding tripartite motif-containing protein 44 isoform X5 → MRFLVPLSVVLVVAAFHSALSASLESAEKEEEVTQYDGLTQLQKIDQMEFDAAQKAEAARMNITEEQSEDSRFLEAVKDGSVEEHDEDESEDESKAEGAADSNGATEEGDAESESESSEGTKDV